Proteins from one Thermobifida alba genomic window:
- a CDS encoding tetratricopeptide repeat protein, with protein MAESSYDIYRRGRQHFDLGDPIGAARVLAPLAEAEPRNRTVLELLGRSYFHSAQLAKAEQTFRKLIELDPCDAWAHIALARSLERQNRESEAAPHRRMHAIMSGGSLD; from the coding sequence ATGGCGGAGAGCAGCTACGACATCTACCGGCGCGGCAGGCAGCACTTCGACCTCGGCGATCCGATCGGCGCGGCCCGTGTCCTCGCCCCGCTCGCGGAGGCGGAACCCCGTAACCGAACAGTCCTGGAGCTACTGGGACGTTCCTACTTCCACTCGGCTCAGCTCGCCAAGGCCGAACAGACGTTCCGCAAGCTCATCGAACTGGACCCGTGCGACGCCTGGGCGCACATCGCGCTCGCCCGCTCCCTGGAACGGCAGAACAGGGAGTCCGAGGCCGCCCCCCACCGCAGGATGCACGCGATCATGTCGGGTGGCTCCCTCGACTGA
- a CDS encoding DNA gyrase/topoisomerase IV subunit B: MTALTTDFHDPEEYSARHLSVLEGLEAVRKRPGMYIGSTDSRGLTHCMWEIIDNSVDEALAGHCTRIDVVLHADGSVEVRDNGRGIPVDVEPRSGLSGVELVMTKLHAGGKFGSGSYTASGGLHGVGASVVNALSARLDVEVDRQGHTHAMSFRRGIPGTFDADGPDAGFTPGSGLRQVRRIAKKVTGTRVRFWADQQIFLKDAEVARESLLDRARQTAFLIPGLTISVRDERTEGEEPYEEEFRFDGGIGEFCTYLAPDQAVSPLLRIEGSGNFTETVPVLDEQGHMVPTDVERQLDVDVALRWGTGYDTTVRSFVNVIATPKGGTHLAGFERALVRVVNDQLRATKLLKASDDPVTKEDVLEGLTAVVTVRLPEPQFEGQTKEVLGTSAASRIVSQVVGRELRTFLTSTKRAEKQQARAVLEKIVNAAKARLAARQQRETQRRKNALENSALPAKLVDCRSEGLERSELFIVEGDSALGTAKLARDSEFQALLPIRGKILNVQKASVADMLKNAECAAIIQVIGAGSGRTFDLDAARYGRVILMADADVDGAHIRCLLLTLFYRYMRPMLEAGRVFAAVPPLHRIELTNVRRKRGARPQDRYIYTYSDAELHRKLLELEKKGISWKEPVQRYKGLGEMDADQLAETTMDPRHRTLRRIRVDQAEEAAKVFELLMGNEVAPRRAFIAQGARELDLARIDT, from the coding sequence GTGACCGCCCTCACCACTGACTTCCACGACCCCGAGGAATACTCCGCTCGGCACCTTTCGGTCCTGGAAGGCCTTGAGGCGGTCCGCAAGCGGCCGGGCATGTACATCGGCTCCACGGACAGCCGCGGCCTGACCCACTGCATGTGGGAGATCATCGACAACTCCGTCGACGAGGCCCTCGCGGGCCACTGCACCCGCATCGACGTGGTCCTGCACGCGGACGGCTCGGTCGAGGTGCGCGACAACGGACGCGGTATCCCGGTCGACGTCGAACCCCGCAGCGGACTGAGCGGCGTGGAACTGGTCATGACCAAGCTGCACGCCGGCGGCAAGTTCGGCTCCGGCTCCTACACCGCCTCCGGCGGCCTGCACGGAGTGGGGGCCTCCGTGGTGAACGCGCTGTCGGCGCGCCTGGACGTCGAGGTGGACCGCCAGGGGCACACCCACGCGATGAGCTTCCGGCGCGGCATCCCCGGCACCTTCGACGCGGACGGCCCCGACGCCGGCTTCACCCCCGGTTCCGGGCTGCGGCAGGTGCGCCGGATCGCCAAGAAGGTCACCGGCACCCGGGTGCGGTTCTGGGCCGACCAGCAGATCTTCCTCAAGGACGCCGAGGTGGCCCGCGAGTCCCTGCTGGACCGCGCCCGCCAGACCGCCTTCCTCATCCCTGGGCTGACCATCTCGGTGCGCGACGAGCGCACCGAGGGCGAGGAGCCCTACGAGGAGGAGTTCCGCTTCGACGGCGGCATCGGCGAGTTCTGCACCTACCTGGCCCCCGACCAGGCGGTCAGCCCGCTGCTGCGGATCGAGGGCAGCGGGAACTTCACCGAGACCGTGCCGGTCCTCGACGAGCAGGGCCACATGGTCCCCACCGACGTGGAGCGGCAGCTCGACGTGGACGTCGCGTTGCGCTGGGGCACCGGCTACGACACCACGGTGCGCTCCTTCGTCAACGTCATCGCCACCCCCAAGGGGGGAACCCACCTGGCCGGGTTCGAACGCGCCCTGGTGCGCGTCGTCAACGACCAGCTGCGCGCCACCAAACTCCTGAAGGCCAGCGACGACCCCGTCACCAAGGAGGACGTCCTGGAGGGGCTCACCGCCGTGGTCACGGTGCGCCTGCCCGAACCGCAGTTCGAGGGGCAGACCAAGGAGGTCCTCGGCACCTCGGCGGCCAGCCGCATCGTCTCCCAGGTGGTGGGCCGGGAACTGCGGACCTTCCTGACCTCCACCAAGCGGGCCGAGAAGCAGCAGGCCCGCGCGGTGCTGGAGAAGATCGTCAACGCGGCCAAGGCGCGTCTGGCCGCCCGGCAGCAGCGCGAGACGCAGCGGCGCAAGAACGCCCTGGAGAACTCGGCCCTGCCCGCCAAACTGGTGGACTGCCGCAGCGAGGGCCTGGAACGCAGCGAACTGTTCATCGTCGAGGGCGACTCCGCGCTGGGCACCGCCAAGCTCGCCCGCGACTCGGAGTTCCAGGCGCTGCTGCCCATCCGCGGCAAGATCCTCAATGTGCAGAAGGCGTCCGTGGCCGACATGCTCAAGAACGCCGAGTGCGCCGCGATCATCCAGGTCATCGGCGCCGGGTCGGGCCGCACCTTCGACCTGGACGCCGCCCGCTACGGCCGGGTCATCCTCATGGCCGACGCCGACGTGGACGGCGCGCACATCCGCTGCCTGCTGCTGACGCTGTTCTACCGGTACATGCGTCCCATGCTGGAGGCGGGCCGGGTGTTCGCCGCCGTGCCGCCGCTGCACCGCATCGAACTGACCAACGTGCGCAGGAAGCGCGGAGCCCGGCCCCAGGACCGCTACATCTACACCTACTCCGACGCCGAACTGCACCGGAAGCTGCTGGAGCTGGAGAAGAAGGGCATCTCCTGGAAGGAGCCCGTCCAGCGGTACAAGGGGCTCGGCGAGATGGACGCCGACCAGCTGGCCGAGACCACGATGGACCCGCGCCACCGCACGCTGCGCCGCATCCGCGTGGACCAGGCCGAGGAGGCCGCCAAGGTGTTCGAACTGCTCATGGGCAACGAGGTCGCACCGCGCCGCGCGTTCATCGCCCAGGGCGCCCGCGAACTCGACCTCGCCCGCATCGACACCTGA
- a CDS encoding DUF7455 domain-containing protein, whose product MTGTLAPTRPLTAADRCDRCGAQAYVRVVLNSGGELLFCAHHMRQHGESVRKIAVEIHDETDRLHSTKAGAGER is encoded by the coding sequence GTGACTGGAACTCTTGCCCCCACCAGGCCGCTGACAGCTGCTGACCGTTGCGACCGCTGCGGCGCCCAGGCGTACGTCCGAGTGGTTCTCAACTCCGGTGGTGAACTGCTGTTCTGCGCTCACCACATGCGCCAGCACGGCGAGTCGGTCCGCAAGATCGCCGTGGAGATCCACGACGAGACCGACCGGCTCCACTCCACCAAGGCCGGTGCCGGAGAGCGTTAG
- a CDS encoding GNAT family N-acetyltransferase: MGPSGISGHSDPADRTKRRPDGVRGGADGGWWARTVARDWPALEAVERSGWRLGYSHGVTKRANSAVALGADADPDEPGRFYRERGLRPVVQVWPGQEGIDALLAERGYRVVEPSLVLVRDLVHRPEPSAEVVVDRVPPPGWAEAAGGHGVPGARQADVEARIRARSGMVHAVHSAGRARGCAALTGGLVGVYDMATRADSRRRGYASRVLDSLLAWAYDRGARRAYLLVVADNTAARTLYERAGFTEAGRYHYRVAGAD, translated from the coding sequence ATGGGGCCTTCGGGGATCTCGGGGCACAGCGACCCGGCAGATCGTACCAAGCGGCGGCCGGACGGGGTCCGCGGCGGTGCCGACGGCGGCTGGTGGGCGCGGACGGTGGCGCGGGACTGGCCCGCACTGGAGGCGGTGGAACGCTCCGGCTGGCGGCTGGGGTACAGCCACGGGGTGACCAAACGCGCGAACTCCGCGGTCGCGCTGGGAGCGGACGCCGACCCCGACGAGCCGGGGCGCTTCTACCGGGAGCGGGGGCTGCGTCCCGTCGTCCAGGTGTGGCCCGGACAGGAGGGAATCGACGCGCTGCTGGCCGAGCGGGGGTACCGGGTCGTGGAGCCGAGTCTGGTCCTGGTGCGGGACCTGGTGCACCGGCCGGAGCCGTCGGCCGAGGTCGTGGTGGACCGCGTCCCGCCCCCGGGCTGGGCGGAGGCCGCCGGCGGCCACGGCGTCCCGGGAGCACGCCAGGCCGACGTCGAGGCCCGGATCAGGGCCCGGAGCGGAATGGTCCACGCGGTGCACTCCGCGGGACGGGCCCGCGGCTGCGCCGCGCTGACGGGAGGCCTGGTGGGCGTCTACGACATGGCCACCAGGGCCGACTCCCGCAGACGCGGGTACGCCTCCCGGGTCCTGGACTCCCTGCTCGCCTGGGCCTACGACCGCGGTGCACGCCGCGCCTACCTGCTCGTGGTGGCGGACAACACGGCGGCCCGCACCCTGTACGAGCGGGCGGGGTTCACCGAGGCCGGCCGGTACCACTACCGGGTGGCGGGGGCCGACTGA
- the yaaA gene encoding peroxide stress protein YaaA: MLILLPPSEGKAFPGDGPALDPASLSLPELADARESVMTALEKVCARPLEEARTVLGLTPRQAAAVQRNRELRTAATLRAADLYTGVLYDVLRLPELLAGPSAALVAESVLVFSGLWGVLRPVDAVPPYRLAMNVSLPPLGPLGAFWRPRLTETLTTLAEGRLVVDCRSTAYATAFRPGPGVAARTATVRVLRQTVVDGVPRRSAVSHLAKAVRGAVAHSLLAAGATPRTPGELATVLADLGHRVELTAPARGGGPHVLNVIVPG; this comes from the coding sequence ATGCTGATCCTGCTCCCCCCATCCGAAGGAAAGGCGTTCCCCGGCGACGGTCCCGCGCTGGACCCGGCGTCGCTGAGTCTGCCCGAACTCGCCGACGCCCGAGAGTCTGTCATGACCGCGCTGGAGAAGGTGTGCGCGCGTCCGCTGGAGGAGGCGCGCACCGTCCTCGGTCTGACCCCGCGGCAGGCCGCGGCCGTCCAGCGCAACCGGGAACTGCGCACCGCCGCGACGCTGCGCGCCGCCGACCTGTACACCGGGGTCCTCTACGACGTGCTGCGGCTCCCGGAACTGCTGGCCGGGCCGTCGGCCGCGCTGGTGGCGGAGTCGGTGCTGGTCTTCTCCGGCCTGTGGGGGGTACTGCGGCCCGTCGACGCGGTCCCCCCCTACCGGCTGGCCATGAACGTCTCGCTGCCGCCGCTGGGGCCGCTGGGCGCGTTCTGGCGCCCCCGCCTCACCGAGACGCTGACCACGTTGGCGGAGGGGCGGCTGGTGGTGGACTGCCGGTCGACCGCCTACGCCACCGCGTTCCGCCCCGGCCCCGGGGTCGCGGCGCGCACGGCCACCGTCCGGGTGCTGCGGCAGACCGTGGTGGACGGCGTGCCCCGCCGCTCGGCGGTGAGCCACCTGGCCAAGGCGGTCCGCGGTGCGGTGGCGCACTCCCTGCTGGCCGCCGGGGCGACGCCGCGGACCCCGGGCGAACTCGCGACGGTCCTGGCAGACCTGGGCCACCGCGTCGAACTGACCGCCCCGGCCCGGGGCGGCGGGCCGCACGTGCTGAACGTCATCGTTCCCGGTTGA
- a CDS encoding RNA polymerase sigma factor produces MRRAFEEAEIPMSQAQAVLRTLTKEGVTLIVGAAESAPPRRKSTRRKTTTASRAAAQTSTTRTKRAAAAQEKPEPAAAATGAEGADETKAAPKKRTTKAATTKSKTTTAKRSTAAKKTTAKPAAKKTTRAAAKKKADVVPSDDTSLDLEATELVEDEYEETGTDLELVDDTEETAEAVETTPAKSGRSLSEKADSGEDDSFVLYDDDDDAPAAQVVAAGATADPVKDYLKQIGKVPLLNAEQEVELAKRIEAGLFAEEKLSEKGHLLSAEEREELEWIAEDGSRAKKHLLEANLRLVVSLAKRYTGRGMLFLDLIQEGNLGLIRAVEKFDYTKGYKFSTYATWWIRQAITRAMADQARTIRIPVHMVEVINKLARVQRQMLQDLGREPTPEELAKELDMTPEKVVEVQKYGREPISLHTPLGEDGDSEFGDLIEDSEAIQPGEAVSFTLLQEQLHSVLDTLSEREAGVVSMRFGLTDGQPKTLDEIGKVYGVTRERIRQIESKTMSKLRHPSRSQVLRDYLD; encoded by the coding sequence GTGCGCCGTGCCTTTGAAGAGGCCGAAATCCCGATGTCGCAGGCTCAGGCCGTGCTCCGCACCCTGACCAAGGAAGGCGTCACCCTCATCGTGGGCGCGGCCGAGTCCGCACCGCCCCGACGCAAGTCCACACGGCGCAAGACGACCACCGCCTCTCGGGCGGCGGCTCAGACCAGCACCACTCGGACCAAACGCGCGGCGGCAGCACAGGAGAAGCCCGAGCCCGCGGCCGCCGCGACCGGTGCGGAGGGTGCGGACGAGACCAAGGCCGCGCCCAAGAAGCGCACCACCAAGGCCGCCACCACCAAGTCCAAGACGACGACCGCCAAGCGCAGCACCGCGGCGAAGAAGACCACGGCCAAGCCGGCGGCGAAGAAGACCACCAGGGCCGCGGCCAAGAAGAAGGCCGACGTCGTCCCGAGCGACGACACCTCCCTCGACCTGGAGGCCACCGAGCTCGTCGAGGACGAGTACGAGGAGACCGGCACCGACCTGGAACTGGTCGACGACACCGAGGAGACGGCCGAGGCGGTCGAGACCACCCCGGCCAAGTCGGGGCGGTCCCTCTCCGAGAAGGCGGACTCCGGCGAGGACGACTCCTTCGTCCTCTACGACGACGATGACGACGCGCCGGCGGCCCAGGTCGTCGCGGCCGGGGCGACCGCGGACCCGGTCAAGGACTACCTCAAGCAGATCGGCAAGGTCCCCCTCCTCAACGCCGAGCAGGAGGTGGAGCTGGCCAAGCGCATCGAGGCCGGACTGTTCGCCGAGGAGAAGCTCTCCGAGAAGGGCCACCTGCTCTCCGCCGAGGAGCGGGAGGAACTGGAGTGGATCGCCGAGGACGGCAGCCGGGCCAAGAAGCACCTGCTGGAGGCGAACCTGCGCCTGGTCGTGTCGCTGGCCAAGCGCTACACCGGCCGCGGCATGCTCTTCCTCGACCTGATCCAGGAAGGCAACCTCGGCCTCATCCGGGCCGTCGAGAAGTTCGACTACACCAAGGGGTACAAGTTCTCCACCTACGCCACCTGGTGGATCCGGCAGGCCATCACCCGCGCGATGGCCGACCAGGCGCGGACCATCCGCATCCCGGTGCACATGGTCGAGGTCATCAACAAGCTCGCCCGCGTGCAGCGTCAGATGCTGCAGGACCTGGGACGCGAACCCACCCCGGAGGAGCTGGCCAAGGAACTCGACATGACCCCGGAGAAGGTCGTCGAGGTCCAGAAGTACGGCCGCGAGCCGATCTCCCTGCACACCCCGCTGGGCGAGGACGGCGACAGCGAGTTCGGCGACCTCATCGAGGACTCCGAGGCGATCCAGCCGGGCGAGGCGGTCAGCTTCACCCTGCTCCAGGAGCAGCTCCACTCGGTGCTCGACACCCTGTCCGAACGCGAGGCCGGCGTGGTGTCGATGCGGTTCGGGCTCACCGACGGCCAGCCCAAGACCCTGGACGAGATCGGCAAGGTCTACGGCGTGACCCGGGAACGGATCCGGCAGATCGAGTCCAAGACCATGTCCAAGCTGCGCCACCCCTCGCGTTCGCAGGTGCTGCGCGACTACCTGGACTGA
- a CDS encoding SpoIIE family protein phosphatase, with translation MSTETSVPFLRVSPMNPVDAALLETLLKEAPIGFAFFTPDLCFQRVNRTLATIYGRSAEECQGRTPAEVLRPSDAEEHERALSAVLAGESVVYSDHHLIGGTPSRPDEERHWALSWFPAYDVTGEVTGVALIAVDISERHKAELALRRSEERYRALMQAGNQIVWAAERDGRVDEDCPEWRAMTGQSQEEYLAEGWLAAVHPDDLERTRLAWEDAIEDGTTFEADFRVRVRSGEYRHYRSRAVPLVREGRVVEWVGTHVDVTATAEVRQLLTQQLEKAAIRTARLQKATADLAEALTVDQVVHVMTEIGNTAVGVYRTAVAQLDRERLRLQLLNADGIPDVPGAPPREMGLEDLSMMTLAVRESRTVIAESPEALREVMQDHENTVAYLEHTDERAWIALPMMSAGRPIGALRFSFREPREVSEEERAFLEALAGQCALALERATLYEREHSTAEALQKSLLPEELPEVRGIRLGKLYNPGTKYVQVGGDWYDAFRLTDGRVAGVLGDVMGKGLKAATGMSRVRNALRALAFSMPEPADVLTGLDNLFSATESNDQITTLIYFVLEPETGHGHLANAGHLPPLLIAEDGPPRLLETEPSTPLGIPVPREQHKFFVPPGNTVVLYSDGLVENRRRAAGAGLEELVTVASRAPAEVVGDPQKILKYLVERMLAGHEQDDDVTLLAVHVPAT, from the coding sequence ATGAGCACCGAGACGTCCGTCCCGTTTCTCCGCGTTTCCCCCATGAACCCCGTTGACGCCGCGCTGCTGGAAACGCTTCTCAAAGAAGCCCCCATCGGTTTCGCCTTCTTCACCCCCGACCTGTGCTTCCAGAGGGTCAACCGCACCCTGGCGACCATTTACGGCCGTTCCGCCGAGGAGTGCCAGGGGCGCACCCCCGCCGAGGTGCTCCGCCCCTCCGACGCCGAGGAGCACGAGCGGGCGCTCTCCGCGGTCCTGGCCGGCGAGTCCGTGGTCTACAGCGACCACCACCTCATCGGCGGCACCCCGAGCCGCCCCGACGAGGAACGGCACTGGGCGCTGTCCTGGTTCCCCGCCTACGACGTGACGGGCGAGGTCACCGGGGTCGCGCTGATCGCGGTGGACATCAGCGAGCGCCACAAGGCCGAGTTGGCGCTGCGCCGCAGCGAGGAGCGCTACCGCGCCCTGATGCAGGCGGGCAACCAGATCGTCTGGGCCGCCGAGCGCGACGGCCGGGTCGACGAGGACTGCCCCGAGTGGCGGGCCATGACCGGCCAGTCCCAGGAGGAGTACCTGGCCGAGGGCTGGCTCGCGGCGGTGCACCCCGACGACCTGGAGCGCACCCGGCTGGCGTGGGAGGACGCCATCGAGGACGGCACGACCTTCGAGGCCGACTTCCGGGTCCGCGTGCGCAGCGGCGAGTACCGGCACTACCGCTCCCGGGCGGTCCCCCTGGTCCGCGAGGGCCGGGTGGTCGAGTGGGTCGGCACGCACGTCGACGTCACCGCCACCGCGGAGGTGCGCCAGCTCCTCACCCAGCAGCTGGAGAAGGCCGCGATACGCACGGCCCGGCTCCAGAAGGCCACCGCCGACCTCGCCGAGGCGCTCACCGTCGACCAGGTCGTGCACGTGATGACCGAAATCGGCAACACCGCGGTCGGGGTGTACCGCACCGCGGTGGCCCAGCTCGACCGCGAACGGCTGCGGCTGCAGCTGCTCAACGCCGACGGCATCCCCGACGTCCCCGGCGCGCCGCCCCGCGAGATGGGGCTGGAGGACCTCAGCATGATGACTCTGGCGGTCCGCGAGAGCCGCACCGTCATCGCGGAGTCGCCCGAGGCGCTGCGGGAGGTCATGCAGGACCACGAGAACACCGTCGCCTACCTGGAGCACACCGACGAGCGCGCGTGGATCGCGCTGCCCATGATGAGCGCGGGCCGCCCCATCGGAGCGCTGCGCTTCTCCTTCCGGGAGCCCCGCGAGGTCTCCGAGGAGGAGCGCGCCTTCCTGGAGGCGCTGGCCGGGCAGTGCGCACTGGCCCTGGAACGGGCCACCCTGTACGAGCGGGAGCACAGCACCGCCGAGGCCCTGCAGAAGAGCCTGCTGCCCGAGGAGCTGCCCGAGGTGCGCGGCATCCGGCTGGGCAAGCTGTACAACCCCGGAACCAAGTACGTGCAGGTCGGCGGGGACTGGTACGACGCGTTCCGGCTCACCGACGGCCGGGTCGCCGGGGTGCTGGGCGACGTCATGGGCAAGGGGCTGAAGGCGGCCACCGGCATGAGCCGGGTGCGCAACGCGCTGCGTGCGCTCGCCTTCAGCATGCCCGAACCGGCCGACGTGCTCACCGGGCTGGACAACCTGTTCAGCGCCACCGAGAGCAACGACCAGATCACCACCCTGATCTACTTCGTCCTGGAGCCGGAGACCGGTCACGGCCACCTCGCCAACGCCGGGCACCTGCCGCCGCTGCTCATCGCGGAGGACGGGCCGCCCCGGCTGCTGGAGACCGAGCCGTCGACCCCGCTCGGCATTCCCGTGCCGAGAGAGCAGCACAAATTTTTTGTGCCACCCGGTAACACAGTCGTCCTCTACTCCGATGGACTAGTAGAGAACCGCAGGCGTGCCGCAGGAGCGGGTCTCGAAGAACTCGTCACCGTAGCTTCCCGAGCACCGGCGGAGGTGGTGGGCGATCCACAGAAGATCCTGAAGTACCTTGTGGAAAGGATGCTTGCGGGGCATGAGCAGGATGATGACGTAACCTTGCTTGCCGTCCACGTTCCCGCGACGTGA
- a CDS encoding nucleotidyltransferase family protein, translating into MSRSSEPIRQAVILAGGQATRLRPYTDTRPKAMVEVADRPIIDYQLEWLARHGVEHVVVSCGYKAEVLRDHLSGRDHPAISLLVEDEPLGRGGALRFAASGLKDAEAPYFALNGDVLTWFPLDEFTAYHRARGGLITLALAQYRTSWGIVDVTDSGLIEGFTQSPLLPFWINAGVYVFEPEATALLPAKGDHESSTFPDLARQGRLYGYRINGFWRGVDTVKDVKEASEQIPGLLGDAAG; encoded by the coding sequence ATGAGTCGTTCCAGCGAACCCATCCGACAGGCCGTCATCCTCGCCGGGGGGCAGGCCACCCGGCTGCGCCCCTACACCGACACCCGCCCCAAGGCCATGGTCGAGGTCGCCGACCGACCGATCATCGACTACCAGCTGGAATGGCTGGCCCGGCACGGGGTCGAACACGTGGTGGTCTCCTGCGGCTACAAGGCGGAGGTGCTGCGCGACCACCTCTCCGGGCGGGACCACCCCGCGATCAGCCTCCTGGTGGAGGACGAGCCGCTGGGCCGCGGCGGCGCGCTGCGGTTCGCGGCGTCCGGGCTCAAGGACGCCGAAGCCCCCTACTTCGCCCTCAACGGGGACGTGCTGACCTGGTTCCCCCTCGACGAGTTCACCGCCTACCACCGTGCCAGGGGCGGCCTCATCACCCTGGCGCTGGCCCAGTACCGCACCAGCTGGGGCATCGTGGACGTCACCGACAGCGGCCTGATCGAGGGGTTCACGCAGAGCCCGCTGCTGCCGTTCTGGATCAACGCCGGCGTCTACGTCTTCGAACCGGAGGCCACCGCCCTGCTGCCGGCCAAGGGCGACCACGAGTCCAGCACCTTCCCGGACCTGGCCCGGCAGGGGCGGCTCTACGGCTACCGGATCAACGGATTCTGGCGCGGGGTCGACACCGTCAAGGACGTCAAGGAGGCCAGCGAGCAGATCCCCGGGCTGCTGGGCGACGCCGCAGGGTGA